From Zavarzinella sp., one genomic window encodes:
- a CDS encoding RHS repeat-associated core domain-containing protein, whose translation MSHRTSYQIEHQSGSLATLVDYEFTYGGANRITSESRGTYLKNYDYDRTSQVVDDGLSSYSYDASGNRTMAGYAVGSNNRTSTDGTWDYTYNDEGSIVKKENISTGLTWTYGFSHRNQMIWAEERATDGGTLLTRVDYTIDAFGNLIQQETDTGSVVTERFAFEIVATSPGITHSVLQHWADLDGSNAIITRYLDGLARSDGTDLEWLLTDRLGSITEILYDTGAIVKELEWDAFGNIVSQSGSAALGNIGFTGMYFDTATGLGFTKYRPYNFDLGQFIGEDPIGFDAGDANLLRYVGINGLNGKDLSGLQLPTIPIPGRLDSIEKQFKGVSASAKNNFEAFIPVVDAYAELLKVYNRDGITEAEQKKLNVQVLRFTGKHSRNNLFDNDSIKPIPKAKEITPDKSVPVNGIPYTIRVSKTTVNVIIYLAKNTANQNPLNKRYTFYCHSYSLGIGGPSKITKTNYLIVGGESDLRNTNNVARNIFQNNSIFRVVSFLPQTVISGGKVEALLPDDIVVIWQHRRGHLGLNSQLFY comes from the coding sequence ATGTCGCATCGCACCAGCTACCAGATCGAGCACCAGAGCGGGTCGCTGGCCACACTGGTGGATTATGAATTCACCTATGGTGGTGCGAATCGGATCACTTCGGAAAGCCGTGGCACCTATTTGAAGAATTACGACTACGACCGCACCTCGCAGGTGGTGGATGATGGCCTGAGCAGTTACAGTTACGATGCCAGCGGCAACCGCACGATGGCGGGGTATGCGGTGGGTAGCAATAACCGCACCAGCACCGATGGCACTTGGGATTACACTTACAACGATGAAGGCTCGATTGTCAAAAAGGAGAACATCAGCACCGGCCTGACCTGGACGTATGGCTTTAGCCACCGCAATCAGATGATCTGGGCCGAAGAACGGGCCACCGATGGCGGCACGCTGTTGACACGGGTCGATTACACGATTGATGCCTTTGGCAACCTGATTCAGCAGGAAACTGATACTGGTTCAGTGGTCACGGAGCGGTTTGCCTTTGAAATTGTTGCTACTTCCCCAGGGATTACCCACTCGGTGCTTCAACATTGGGCCGATCTGGATGGCAGCAATGCAATTATCACCCGCTATCTGGACGGCCTGGCCCGCAGTGATGGCACCGATCTGGAATGGCTGCTGACTGACCGCCTCGGCAGCATCACCGAAATACTATATGATACCGGAGCAATCGTTAAGGAACTGGAATGGGATGCCTTTGGCAACATCGTCAGCCAATCTGGCAGTGCCGCACTGGGGAATATCGGCTTTACCGGCATGTATTTCGATACAGCTACTGGCCTCGGCTTCACCAAATACCGCCCGTACAACTTCGACCTGGGACAATTCATCGGCGAAGACCCCATCGGCTTTGATGCGGGTGATGCGAATTTGCTGAGGTACGTGGGGATTAATGGGCTAAATGGGAAGGATTTGAGTGGGCTGCAATTGCCCACAATACCAATACCTGGACGATTAGATTCTATCGAAAAACAATTTAAAGGTGTTAGTGCCTCTGCAAAGAATAATTTTGAAGCGTTCATCCCAGTAGTTGATGCGTATGCTGAATTGCTGAAAGTTTATAATAGAGATGGTATTACGGAAGCAGAACAAAAGAAATTGAATGTACAGGTTCTTAGATTTACCGGAAAACACTCAAGAAATAACTTATTTGATAATGATTCAATCAAGCCTATTCCTAAAGCAAAAGAAATAACACCAGATAAAAGTGTTCCTGTCAATGGGATTCCATATACTATTAGAGTGTCTAAAACAACAGTTAATGTAATAATATATTTAGCAAAAAATACTGCTAATCAAAACCCACTTAACAAAAGATATACTTTTTACTGTCACTCCTACAGTCTTGGGATCGGAGGACCAAGCAAAATTACCAAGACCAATTATCTAATCGTTGGTGGAGAATCTGATTTAAGGAATACTAATAATGTGGCTAGAAATATTTTTCAAAACAATTCAATATTTAGAGTAGTATCATTTTTGCCACAAACAGTTATTAGTGGCGGCAAGGTAGAAGCGTTGCTTCCAGATGACATTGTGGTTATCTGGCAACATAGAAGGGGTCACTTGGGTCTCAATTCACAGTTATTTTATTGA
- the hisD gene encoding histidinol dehydrogenase — protein sequence MPTLKIRRIDTNSSQYKKQVEAIKNPFANIAHVVAPNSKKLSQSLFGEALTPAQTVEQICKQVQEKGLSALLKFTEAYDKVKLTAKNIRVTPEEMADAYSKADPAFLDTVRRIRNNVMQFQLGLLNEDALLPVSEHYELQVRHRALKRVGVCIPGGAAAYPSSLIMTVCPAQAAEVQDIVVVMPPTAYGAENVDMLAVCHLLGVKEVYRVGGAQAVAALAYGVEGIPPVDMIVGPGNMYVMLAKKYVFGQVAIDCLAGPSEVVIIADESAQPNFVAADMIAQAEHAPGVSVLVTWHDNLVNEVERALTKQLAHLEREDEARTSLQNYGAMITVKDKDEAVAIVNMLAPEHIHVQTRDPESFADEIDNAGAIYLGTFSPVAMGDYAAGPSHVLPTGATARFASGLSVNDFRRRTSIISFTRTGLKQMAPDVVMLAEKEGLTGHANSVSIRITDKPLELRPSKKAAAAAAKAKAAK from the coding sequence ATGCCGACCTTGAAAATCCGGCGGATCGATACCAACAGTAGCCAGTATAAGAAGCAGGTTGAAGCGATCAAGAACCCGTTTGCCAATATTGCTCACGTGGTCGCGCCCAACAGCAAAAAATTATCACAAAGCCTTTTTGGGGAAGCACTTACGCCTGCCCAGACAGTCGAACAGATCTGCAAACAGGTTCAGGAAAAAGGACTATCCGCCCTGCTGAAGTTCACTGAAGCGTATGATAAAGTAAAACTTACTGCCAAGAATATACGTGTAACGCCGGAAGAGATGGCCGACGCCTATAGCAAGGCCGATCCCGCCTTTCTGGATACGGTCCGTCGCATCCGCAACAATGTCATGCAGTTTCAGTTGGGATTGCTCAACGAAGATGCCCTGCTTCCCGTTTCCGAACATTACGAGCTGCAGGTGCGGCACCGTGCCCTGAAACGAGTTGGTGTGTGCATACCTGGTGGTGCGGCTGCGTATCCTTCCTCATTAATAATGACTGTTTGCCCCGCACAGGCTGCGGAAGTACAGGATATTGTGGTAGTAATGCCACCTACCGCATACGGTGCGGAAAACGTTGATATGCTGGCAGTCTGCCACCTCCTGGGGGTAAAAGAAGTCTACCGCGTCGGTGGGGCACAGGCCGTTGCCGCACTGGCGTATGGTGTCGAAGGGATCCCACCAGTCGATATGATTGTTGGCCCAGGCAACATGTATGTGATGCTGGCCAAAAAATACGTGTTTGGTCAGGTAGCAATCGACTGCCTGGCTGGCCCCAGTGAAGTAGTGATTATTGCGGACGAATCTGCACAGCCAAACTTTGTGGCAGCGGATATGATTGCTCAGGCAGAGCACGCACCGGGCGTGTCCGTGCTGGTGACCTGGCACGACAATCTGGTAAACGAAGTCGAGCGGGCGTTAACGAAACAGTTGGCCCACCTGGAACGGGAAGATGAAGCTCGCACCAGCCTGCAGAATTATGGTGCGATGATCACCGTGAAAGACAAGGATGAAGCGGTCGCCATTGTGAACATGCTGGCACCCGAACACATTCATGTGCAAACCCGTGACCCAGAATCGTTTGCGGACGAGATAGATAACGCAGGCGCTATCTATCTGGGCACGTTTTCGCCCGTCGCAATGGGGGATTACGCAGCAGGACCATCCCACGTGCTGCCCACGGGTGCCACGGCACGTTTTGCCAGCGGTTTGAGTGTCAACGATTTCCGCCGCCGCACCAGCATCATCAGTTTTACCCGCACCGGCTTGAAGCAAATGGCACCAGACGTGGTAATGCTGGCAGAAAAAGAAGGCTTAACAGGCCACGCGAACAGCGTATCGATCCGGATCACCGACAAGCCACTCGAATTGCGACCCAGCAAGAAAGCTGCCGCCGCCGCCGCGAAAGCAAAGGCTGCCAAGTAG
- a CDS encoding Ig-like domain-containing protein, which translates to MARQLLVLGWLGMCLTLAHGAEAPGLKLVNNQLVLPNCKTAPDKVCVISGTDEEIAARPALAGTWVAKGNDLWFQPKYPLVAGVSYRVFMSDKKIIDVTVPKLVQEAPQLVGVYPSGDRLPENLLRIYLRFSQPMARGGVYQHFSLIREDGTEVDQPFLQLDEELWNEDQTRLTLLIDPGRIKQGVKPREDQGPALSQGKKFTLKIRKAITNANGKPLQEDFVKKFSVVEPFEFSPDPTQWKIVEPTAANSAVGLVFERTMDYALLQRKIEVLDDQGKAIVGKISLSKNETVWNFTPTGGWEAGKTYQVRVDRTLEDVCGNTINKPFEVDAIKPDPKLVKPDYSEFFFTISAK; encoded by the coding sequence ATGGCAAGGCAATTACTGGTACTGGGATGGCTGGGCATGTGCCTGACACTGGCACACGGTGCGGAAGCACCGGGCCTGAAACTGGTGAATAACCAGTTGGTGTTGCCGAATTGCAAGACCGCACCGGACAAAGTGTGCGTCATCAGTGGGACAGATGAGGAAATTGCTGCCCGTCCCGCACTGGCTGGCACGTGGGTTGCCAAAGGGAACGATCTTTGGTTTCAGCCCAAATATCCATTGGTGGCAGGGGTCAGCTATCGCGTTTTCATGTCAGACAAGAAAATAATTGATGTCACAGTGCCAAAACTGGTTCAGGAAGCACCACAATTAGTGGGGGTTTACCCCAGTGGGGATCGTTTGCCAGAAAATTTGCTGCGAATCTACCTTCGGTTCTCCCAGCCGATGGCACGTGGGGGTGTTTATCAGCATTTCTCATTAATTCGGGAAGATGGCACGGAAGTCGACCAGCCTTTCCTGCAACTTGATGAAGAATTGTGGAATGAAGATCAGACTCGCCTGACCTTGTTGATCGATCCAGGTCGCATCAAACAGGGTGTCAAGCCACGTGAGGATCAGGGGCCTGCACTGTCGCAAGGGAAAAAGTTCACGCTGAAAATCCGCAAAGCGATCACCAACGCGAACGGCAAACCACTGCAGGAAGACTTTGTGAAGAAATTTTCAGTCGTGGAGCCGTTTGAATTCAGTCCCGACCCCACCCAATGGAAAATTGTTGAACCCACCGCAGCCAATAGTGCTGTGGGGCTGGTTTTTGAACGCACGATGGATTACGCACTGCTGCAGCGGAAAATCGAAGTGCTGGACGATCAGGGGAAAGCGATTGTGGGGAAAATCAGCTTATCGAAGAATGAAACTGTTTGGAATTTCACCCCCACCGGTGGTTGGGAAGCTGGCAAAACGTACCAGGTACGGGTGGACCGCACCCTGGAGGATGTGTGCGGCAACACCATCAACAAGCCATTTGAAGTGGATGCCATCAAACCAGATCCCAAGCTGGTAAAACCCGATTATTCTGAGTTTTTCTTCACAATTTCAGCAAAATAA
- a CDS encoding DUF1653 domain-containing protein has product MTTPPGRCRHYKGIEYPALGKVRHCETQEVLVPYRQWADFCRLGKEFRP; this is encoded by the coding sequence ATAACCACCCCACCTGGAAGGTGCCGCCACTATAAAGGAATCGAATACCCGGCGCTGGGGAAAGTGCGCCACTGCGAAACGCAGGAAGTGCTGGTGCCCTATCGGCAATGGGCTGATTTTTGCCGTCTGGGGAAAGAATTCCGGCCCTAA
- a CDS encoding ornithine cyclodeaminase family protein, which yields MPVLHINEAEVAELLTMPEAVDAVETVFRKWALEEASNVPRMRCQTDHTMLHVLPAAAKTLKVIGYKAYTTTKKQARFHVTLYDGKTGDMLAIIQADQLGRIRTGAASGVATRYLARPDARTVGILGSGKQARTQLLAVAAVRPIEQAFVYSPTVENRQQFATTMTAECGFPVIAVDQPEQAVKQADVVCTITSSVKPVMLGEWLQPGQHLNIAGSNMKFKTEIDLEVIKRCSKVVVDSRDQAMMEAGDLIPAVNAGIIQWYDMPELGRLVDDHIPDRERTDEITLFKSLGIGLEDIAVGILVYEKARTAGKGRELDI from the coding sequence ATGCCTGTGTTACATATTAATGAAGCCGAAGTTGCCGAACTGCTGACCATGCCGGAAGCGGTGGATGCAGTGGAAACTGTATTCCGCAAGTGGGCGTTGGAAGAGGCCAGTAATGTGCCACGGATGCGCTGCCAAACCGACCACACCATGCTGCACGTGCTGCCTGCAGCCGCCAAAACATTAAAAGTGATTGGTTACAAGGCGTATACCACCACCAAAAAGCAGGCTCGCTTTCATGTAACATTGTACGATGGCAAAACCGGCGACATGCTGGCTATTATTCAGGCAGATCAGTTGGGCCGAATCCGCACCGGTGCCGCCAGTGGCGTGGCAACCCGGTACTTGGCCCGGCCGGACGCACGCACGGTGGGGATCCTTGGCAGTGGAAAACAGGCACGCACTCAATTGCTGGCAGTGGCGGCAGTTCGCCCGATTGAACAAGCGTTCGTTTACAGCCCCACGGTGGAAAATCGGCAGCAATTTGCCACCACCATGACAGCGGAATGTGGATTTCCCGTCATTGCGGTCGACCAACCGGAACAGGCAGTCAAACAGGCCGATGTGGTCTGCACCATCACCAGTTCAGTCAAACCGGTGATGCTGGGGGAATGGCTGCAGCCCGGCCAGCACCTGAACATTGCTGGTTCCAACATGAAATTCAAAACCGAAATTGATCTTGAAGTAATCAAACGATGCAGCAAAGTAGTTGTGGACAGTCGAGATCAGGCGATGATGGAAGCAGGCGACCTGATCCCCGCTGTTAATGCCGGCATTATTCAGTGGTACGACATGCCCGAACTGGGCCGCCTGGTCGATGATCACATCCCCGATCGGGAACGCACCGACGAAATCACTCTGTTCAAATCATTGGGCATCGGCCTGGAAGATATTGCCGTGGGCATCCTGGTCTACGAAAAAGCCCGCACCGCAGGCAAAGGGAGAGAACTGGATATTTAA
- the lepB gene encoding signal peptidase I encodes MIVVFSLAIHLGYSWLTTEIVDPPPLLALLFEFALVMFVTFSTIAIFFRTTYKRAICSWLVTLIPAVAKVVLIFFVLNPFLLEAFVVANQSMSPVLRGTHQIGKCPSCGQQAIAGFHPEFERLDAYRRFGICLTCNKTDEIGDLIPVLQQPDRIIVNKIQTPKRWDIVLYKTLTNQPTNSVHRLVGLPGEEIIIKEGEIWINGIKAQPPAEISKINFIPDQYGSVESPLRLANDEYFVIGDLQEHSFDSRFMGPIPKGNIEGVVKVIYWPMSRWRIFE; translated from the coding sequence ATGATCGTTGTTTTTTCTTTAGCAATTCATCTTGGATATTCCTGGCTGACAACAGAGATTGTGGATCCCCCACCGTTGCTCGCGCTGTTATTTGAATTTGCTCTGGTCATGTTTGTTACCTTCAGCACCATTGCGATCTTTTTTCGTACCACATACAAACGTGCAATCTGCAGTTGGCTTGTTACTTTGATACCCGCTGTTGCGAAGGTGGTGCTGATTTTCTTTGTCTTGAACCCATTTCTGTTAGAAGCATTTGTTGTCGCGAATCAGTCGATGTCGCCTGTACTGCGTGGCACACACCAGATTGGAAAATGTCCTTCTTGTGGGCAACAGGCAATCGCAGGTTTCCATCCCGAATTCGAGCGGCTTGATGCATATCGTCGATTTGGTATTTGCCTCACCTGCAACAAAACAGACGAAATTGGTGATCTCATTCCTGTTCTTCAGCAACCAGACCGAATTATTGTGAATAAAATCCAGACACCAAAGCGTTGGGATATTGTGCTGTACAAGACTCTTACTAATCAACCGACAAATTCTGTCCATCGATTAGTTGGCTTACCTGGAGAAGAAATCATCATCAAAGAAGGTGAGATCTGGATTAATGGAATCAAAGCCCAGCCACCTGCAGAAATTTCTAAAATCAATTTCATTCCGGATCAGTACGGTTCAGTCGAGTCGCCATTAAGGCTGGCTAACGACGAATATTTTGTGATTGGCGACCTGCAAGAACATTCTTTTGATTCTCGTTTCATGGGGCCAATTCCGAAGGGAAATATCGAAGGTGTTGTCAAAGTGATCTACTGGCCTATGTCTCGATGGCGTATTTTCGAATAA
- a CDS encoding prolyl oligopeptidase family serine peptidase yields the protein MNRSAIAIFLSLGAVGTFAQEPPKELLPYYQPPAEYVGKLGNYRSPLLFDDGRKVQTAAQWQQRRGEILKYWHQQMGAWPAPLTRPTMEVLSTEKQDGITWQKIRLQTAPERLVDDAWLLTPPGKGPFPAVVVVFYEANTAVGRGKSEFRDYAIQLAKRGFVALSLGGDPNTYYPTKETCTIQPLSFHAYEASNCRRFLANLPHVDAKRIGVVGHSYGGKWAMFAACLDEEFACGAWSDPGIVFDESRSNVNYWEPWYLGFDRKLPMQRSRGIPNEKNLRTGPYRTMMEQKRDLHELHALMAPRPMFVSGGAEDPPARWEALNHTVQVNELLGAKYRVAMTNRKLHSPDAEANRLLYAFFEHTLGNKDKSE from the coding sequence ATGAACAGATCAGCAATCGCAATCTTTCTTTCCCTGGGGGCGGTCGGAACTTTTGCCCAGGAACCGCCGAAAGAACTGCTGCCGTACTATCAGCCACCAGCGGAATATGTGGGCAAATTGGGTAATTATCGCTCCCCACTGTTGTTTGATGATGGCCGAAAAGTGCAGACTGCCGCCCAGTGGCAGCAGAGACGTGGAGAGATTCTGAAATACTGGCACCAGCAAATGGGTGCCTGGCCTGCACCACTCACCAGGCCCACCATGGAAGTGTTGTCTACAGAAAAACAGGATGGAATTACCTGGCAGAAGATCCGGCTGCAAACAGCCCCAGAACGTCTGGTGGATGATGCCTGGCTGCTGACACCACCTGGAAAGGGGCCTTTTCCAGCAGTCGTGGTGGTGTTCTACGAAGCGAACACTGCCGTGGGGCGTGGCAAAAGTGAGTTCCGCGATTATGCTATCCAGTTGGCCAAGCGGGGTTTTGTTGCGTTATCTCTGGGCGGCGATCCGAACACGTATTATCCCACGAAAGAAACATGCACGATCCAGCCGCTCTCATTTCACGCTTATGAGGCATCGAACTGCCGCCGGTTTCTGGCCAACCTGCCCCACGTGGATGCCAAACGGATTGGTGTGGTGGGGCACTCCTACGGTGGGAAGTGGGCGATGTTTGCTGCGTGTCTGGATGAAGAGTTTGCCTGCGGAGCCTGGTCCGACCCAGGGATTGTGTTTGATGAATCCCGCTCCAACGTGAATTACTGGGAGCCATGGTATCTCGGATTTGACAGGAAACTGCCGATGCAACGAAGTCGCGGCATCCCAAATGAGAAAAATCTCAGAACTGGTCCCTATCGCACGATGATGGAGCAGAAACGGGATCTCCATGAACTGCACGCACTGATGGCCCCACGTCCCATGTTTGTTTCTGGTGGTGCGGAAGATCCGCCGGCACGCTGGGAGGCACTGAACCACACCGTACAGGTGAATGAGTTGCTGGGTGCAAAATACCGCGTGGCGATGACCAACCGCAAACTGCACAGCCCAGATGCGGAAGCAAACCGCCTGCTGTATGCCTTTTTTGAACACACTTTGGGCAACAAGGATAAGTCAGAATAA
- the carA gene encoding glutamine-hydrolyzing carbamoyl-phosphate synthase small subunit, with the protein MHTPALLALEDGTLYRGISFGAEGETTGEVVFNTSLTGYQEVLTDPSYKGQIVTMTYPLIGSYGITAEDNESSYPQVSGFIVREEIQTPSNFRSEISLGDYLKKHRIIAIAGIDTRSLVRRIRETGALMGVLSTTDLDPISLVNKARQLGSMAGCDLVKEVSPTAAYAWNQGGLAPLATTMLAEQPITRHVVALDYGMKWNIPRCLTQSGCRVTVLPGTSTPEQVLEYQPDGIFLSNGPGDPAAVGYAIDTIRKLLDKKPIFGICLGHQLLALALGAKTYKLKFGHRGANHPVQNKITGKVEITTQNHGFAVDLNSLPADLECTHVSLNDHTVEGIRHRTLPLFSVQYHPEASAGPHDSSYLFEQFRTALN; encoded by the coding sequence ATGCACACTCCGGCCTTGTTGGCGTTAGAAGATGGCACCCTCTACCGCGGGATTTCATTTGGGGCCGAAGGCGAAACTACTGGTGAAGTTGTTTTCAACACCAGCCTCACTGGTTATCAGGAGGTGCTGACCGATCCCTCGTATAAGGGTCAGATTGTCACCATGACCTACCCACTGATCGGTAGTTATGGCATTACCGCCGAAGATAACGAATCGAGCTACCCGCAGGTTTCTGGGTTTATCGTGCGGGAAGAAATCCAGACCCCCAGTAACTTCCGTTCGGAAATCTCGCTGGGCGATTACCTGAAAAAACACCGCATCATTGCAATTGCCGGCATCGATACTCGTTCCCTGGTGCGGCGAATCCGCGAAACAGGTGCCCTGATGGGTGTGCTTTCCACCACCGATCTCGATCCGATTTCTCTGGTCAACAAGGCCCGCCAACTGGGCAGTATGGCCGGGTGCGATCTGGTGAAGGAAGTTTCCCCCACTGCAGCCTACGCCTGGAATCAGGGTGGGCTGGCACCTCTGGCGACCACGATGCTGGCAGAACAGCCCATCACACGCCACGTGGTTGCACTGGACTACGGCATGAAATGGAACATCCCAAGGTGCCTGACCCAGTCTGGCTGTCGAGTCACTGTGCTGCCGGGCACTTCGACGCCCGAACAAGTATTGGAATATCAGCCCGATGGGATTTTTCTCTCGAATGGTCCTGGCGACCCAGCCGCGGTAGGGTATGCCATCGATACCATTCGCAAACTGCTCGACAAAAAGCCGATCTTTGGCATCTGCCTGGGGCATCAGTTGCTGGCACTGGCACTTGGGGCAAAAACCTACAAGTTGAAGTTTGGCCACCGTGGGGCAAACCACCCGGTACAGAACAAAATTACGGGCAAAGTGGAGATCACCACGCAGAATCATGGTTTTGCAGTCGATTTGAACAGCCTGCCCGCCGATCTGGAATGCACGCACGTCAGTCTGAATGATCACACCGTCGAGGGGATTCGCCACCGCACTCTACCATTATTCAGTGTGCAATACCATCCAGAAGCATCCGCCGGCCCCCACGATAGCAGCTATTTGTTCGAACAATTCCGCACCGCTTTGAATTAG
- a CDS encoding MoxR family ATPase, translating to MTTASEAKTQLQQLVTNITSVVLGKIEVVRLGVIALLADGHILLEDVPGVGKTLLAKAFAKSIDASFHRVQFTPDLLPADLLGTNVLDQKAGEFRFMPGPLFSQVVLADEVNRATPRTQSALLEAMAERQITVDGLTRTLQPPFFVIATQNPYEFEGTYPLPESQLDRFLIRTELGYPDRQAERDLLIQHRMGEPVDKLPAVLSSSAVASLQELVRTVQVSDAIADYILDIVEATRKRNDIVLGASTRAALGLYRAAQAAALYDGRDYLVPDDVKNLAVPCLAHRIVAKSIALSGTGDLASTAIKEILQTIEIPT from the coding sequence ATGACCACAGCCTCTGAAGCCAAAACACAGCTCCAGCAATTAGTTACCAACATCACTTCAGTGGTACTCGGCAAAATCGAAGTCGTGCGGCTGGGTGTGATTGCACTGCTGGCTGATGGCCATATTCTTCTGGAAGATGTTCCCGGCGTGGGCAAAACCCTGCTTGCCAAAGCATTTGCAAAAAGCATCGATGCTAGCTTCCACCGTGTGCAGTTCACGCCAGACCTGCTGCCCGCTGACCTGCTGGGCACCAACGTGCTCGATCAGAAGGCGGGTGAGTTCCGGTTTATGCCCGGCCCCCTCTTCTCTCAGGTGGTGCTTGCGGATGAAGTCAATCGTGCCACCCCACGTACACAATCGGCATTGCTGGAAGCGATGGCAGAGCGGCAAATTACTGTGGATGGGTTGACGCGGACCCTTCAGCCACCCTTTTTCGTGATTGCCACCCAGAACCCTTATGAATTTGAAGGGACCTACCCACTTCCGGAAAGCCAACTGGACCGGTTTCTGATTCGTACCGAATTGGGTTATCCTGATCGGCAGGCCGAACGCGATCTGCTGATTCAGCACCGCATGGGTGAACCGGTCGATAAATTACCGGCAGTGCTCTCTTCCAGTGCGGTTGCCAGCCTGCAGGAACTGGTCCGCACCGTGCAGGTAAGCGATGCCATTGCCGATTACATTCTGGATATTGTGGAAGCCACCCGTAAACGGAACGATATTGTGCTGGGTGCCAGCACGCGGGCAGCCTTGGGCCTTTACCGTGCGGCACAGGCAGCCGCCCTGTACGATGGGCGGGATTATCTGGTGCCCGACGATGTGAAAAACCTGGCGGTGCCCTGTCTTGCTCACCGGATTGTGGCAAAATCGATCGCCCTCAGTGGCACGGGCGACCTGGCCAGTACCGCAATTAAAGAAATTCTGCAGACAATTGAGATTCCCACCTGA
- a CDS encoding cysteine synthase family protein, protein MIKVAQRTLVCIPPTPLVGIVLPPDDFPVWCKLEFLNTSGSTKDRIARFILGKAYRKGILRTDSVVVEASSGSTSIAMAMACAQLGLRFLAVMPEGVSNERVLIIRAYGGQVQFTSKQGGVAESIRTAEQLAAEHGYFLPRQFSNSDNADAHRVGTAREILEQIPGGEVGIVASGVGTGGTLVGLYEGFAENGCSCVPVCARPVNMVHSMEVECCSFSSRIPGVVDSMSTIFCPTRLPGLRTLEIDDEVAICTTRELIRRGFPVGPSSGLNFEAARRAKRELGDSVGPVVTVFPDRMERYFTTELFTPFQT, encoded by the coding sequence GTGATCAAGGTAGCACAGCGTACGCTGGTTTGTATTCCCCCCACGCCACTGGTGGGGATTGTTTTGCCCCCAGACGACTTTCCCGTGTGGTGCAAATTAGAATTTCTTAATACAAGTGGGTCCACCAAGGACCGGATTGCACGTTTCATCCTGGGGAAAGCGTATCGCAAAGGGATTTTACGCACCGATTCGGTGGTTGTGGAAGCCAGCAGTGGCTCCACCAGCATTGCGATGGCGATGGCCTGTGCCCAATTGGGGCTGCGCTTTCTGGCGGTGATGCCGGAAGGGGTCAGCAATGAGAGAGTTCTCATCATTCGTGCCTACGGTGGGCAGGTGCAGTTCACTTCGAAGCAAGGCGGTGTGGCAGAATCGATCCGCACTGCAGAGCAGTTAGCGGCAGAACATGGGTATTTTCTCCCACGGCAATTTTCGAACAGCGACAACGCCGATGCCCACCGAGTTGGGACGGCACGCGAGATTCTGGAACAGATCCCAGGTGGGGAAGTTGGCATTGTGGCCAGTGGTGTGGGAACTGGTGGCACGCTGGTAGGTTTGTACGAGGGTTTTGCCGAAAATGGCTGCAGTTGCGTGCCTGTCTGTGCCAGACCGGTGAATATGGTGCATTCGATGGAAGTGGAATGCTGCAGTTTCAGCAGTCGGATACCCGGTGTGGTGGACAGCATGTCGACGATTTTCTGCCCCACGCGGCTGCCCGGATTACGCACGCTGGAAATTGACGATGAAGTGGCCATCTGCACCACGCGGGAACTCATTCGACGTGGCTTTCCCGTGGGGCCTTCATCCGGCCTGAACTTTGAGGCAGCCCGCCGGGCCAAACGGGAATTAGGCGATTCTGTCGGCCCTGTCGTAACTGTGTTTCCCGACCGAATGGAACGCTACTTTACCACGGAACTGTTCACACCTTTTCAAACCTGA